The following are encoded together in the Oncorhynchus nerka isolate Pitt River linkage group LG23, Oner_Uvic_2.0, whole genome shotgun sequence genome:
- the mfsd13a gene encoding transmembrane protein 180, translating into MGRRGCRLAVSTAVLYGSLALFVSILHNVFLLYYVETFVSVYKIDKLSFWVGEAVFLIWNSLNDPLFGWLSDRSFLSSSQSGTQISSPEVVLKRLAALSRNGPLFAISFLAFWVSWARPGIQFLVCLCLYDGFLTVVDLNHNALLADLAVSANDRTRLNFHCSLFSALGSLSVFLSYSVWDKGDFHSFRLFCVTLAAVSALGFATVSRLLTRRFEKEARLRQDEAQALKELSIVQNPLTQQETPVTLGEYLRQLSKHRNFMWFASMNLVQVFHCHFNSNFFPLFLEHLLSDSISASTGSILLGISYIAPHLNNLYFLTLCQRYGVYTVIRWLFLVKLALSVAMLLAGADQVYLLCIFIASNRVFTEGTCKLLNLVITDLVDEDFVVNRRQQAASALLFGMVALVTKPGQTFAPLIGTWLLCVYTGYDIFERNSVQDSAAAPPVSGQASSTVPLRQGCFYLLVFVPISCALLQLMAWSRFTLHGRRLQGVKAQRQGAQHSHLMDVKAI; encoded by the exons ATGGGTAGGAGGGGCTGCAGGCTAGCTGTCTCCACTGCAGTCCTCTACGGCTCCCTGGCCCTGTTTGTCTCCATCCTGCACAACGTCTTCCTGCTGTACTACGTGGAGACCTTTGTCTCTGTTTACAAGATCGACAAGCTCTCCTTCTGGGTGGGAGAG GCAGTGTTTCTGATATGGAACAGCTTGAACGACCCTCTCTTCGGCTGGCTGAGTGACCGCTCcttcctcagctcctcaca GTCTGGCACCCAGATCTCTAGCCCAGAGGTGGTACTAAAGAGGTTGGCGGCCCTCTCCCGGAATGGCCCCCTGTTCGCCATCTCGTTCCTGGCCTTTTGGGTGTCATGGGCACGGCCGGGCATCCAGTTCCTAGTGTGCCTCTGCCTGTACGACGGATTCCTCACCGTGGTGGACCTCAACCACAATGCCTTGCTGGCCGACCTGGCCGTGTCGGCCAATGACCGCACGCGCCTCAACTTCCACTGCTCGCTGTTCAGTGCCCTGGGCTCGCTCTCCGTCTTCCTGTCCTACAGCGTCTGGGACAAGGGCGACTTCCACTCGTTCCGGCTCTTCTGCGTGACGCTGGCGGCCGTCTCGGCACTGGGCTTCGCCACCGTGTCGCGCCTGTTGACGAGGCGATTTGAGAAGGAGGCGCGTCTGAGGCAGGACGAGGCGCAGGCACTCAAGGA gTTGAGCATTGTCCAGAACCCTCTGACTCAGCAGGAGACGCCAGTCACTCTAGGAGAGTATCTAAGGCAGCTCTCCAAGCACAGAAACTTTATGTGGTTCGCCTCTATGAACCTGGTCCAGGTGTTTCACTGCCACTTCAACAGCAActtcttccctctgttcctggAGCACCTCCTCTCTGACAGCATCTCTGCCTCCACTGGCTCCATTCTGCTGG GGATCTCCTACATAGCGCCCCACCTGAACAACCTGTATTTCCTGACCCTGTGCCAGCGTTACGGGGTGTATACGGTCATCCGCTGGCTGTTCCTGGTCAAGCTAGCCCTCAGTGTGGCCATGCTGCTGGCCGGGGCCGACCAGGTCTACCTGCTGTGCATCTTCATTGCCag TAACCGAGTGTTTACGGAGGGCACCTGCAAGCTGTTGAACCTGGTCATCACGGACCTGGTGGACGAGGACTTTGTGGTGAACCGGCGCCAGCAGGCGGCATCGGCGCTGCTCTTCGGCATGGTGGCCCTGGTGACCAAGCCTGGCCAGACCTTCGCCCCTCTCATCGGCACCTGGCTGCTGTGTGTCTACACAG GCTACGATATCTTTGAGAGAAACTCCGTACAGGACTCAGCGGCAGCGCCCCCTGTCTCGGGTCAAGCGAGCTCCACTGTTCCATTGCGCCAGGGCTGTTTCTACTTGCTGGTGTTTGTGCCCATCTCCTGCGCCCTGCTGCAGCTAATGGCCTGGTCCCGCTTCACCCTCCACGGCCGCAGACTGCAGGGCGTCAAGGCCCagaggcagggagcccagcaCAGCCATCTCATGGACGTCAAGGCTATCTGA